From Candidatus Pedobacter colombiensis, one genomic window encodes:
- a CDS encoding phosphosulfolactate synthase — protein sequence MNYPLNNIPERPVKPRNKGITMVMDKGLSLRQTEDFIEVAGMHTDIVKLGWATSFVTPNLKEKLQIYKDAGIPTYFGGTLFEAFVIRDQFDDYCRVLDQFGMEYAEVSDGSITIEHDLKCEFIQKLAQQVTVISEVGSKDATKIFAPYKWIKLMNAEIEAGSWKVIAEAREGGNVGIYRGSGEVREGLVDEILTQIPEETIIWEAPQKEQQVWFIKLLGANVNIGNIAPAEVIPLETIRLGLRGDTFDHFLNLGK from the coding sequence ATGAATTACCCATTGAATAATATACCCGAGCGTCCAGTTAAACCACGTAATAAAGGAATTACAATGGTTATGGATAAAGGATTAAGCTTAAGACAAACAGAAGATTTTATAGAAGTTGCCGGAATGCATACTGATATAGTGAAGCTCGGATGGGCTACGTCTTTTGTTACCCCTAATTTAAAAGAGAAACTTCAGATCTATAAAGATGCCGGAATTCCGACTTATTTTGGTGGGACACTTTTTGAGGCTTTTGTGATACGTGACCAGTTTGATGATTATTGTCGTGTGTTGGATCAGTTTGGTATGGAATATGCCGAAGTTTCGGATGGCTCTATTACGATTGAGCACGACTTGAAATGTGAATTTATCCAAAAACTAGCTCAACAGGTTACCGTGATTTCTGAAGTGGGATCTAAAGACGCAACCAAAATATTTGCTCCTTATAAATGGATCAAGTTGATGAATGCAGAGATTGAGGCCGGATCCTGGAAAGTTATTGCTGAAGCAAGAGAAGGTGGAAATGTAGGTATTTACAGGGGATCTGGAGAAGTTCGTGAAGGCTTGGTGGATGAGATTTTAACCCAAATACCGGAAGAAACTATTATATGGGAAGCTCCACAAAAAGAACAACAAGTATGGTTTATCAAATTGCTGGGGGCCAATGTAAATATTGGGAATATTGCACCTGCAGAAGTTATCCCTTTAGAAACCATACGTCTCGGACTAAGAGGGGATACCTTTGATCATTTTTTAAACCTGGGAAAATAA